A section of the Maylandia zebra isolate NMK-2024a linkage group LG8, Mzebra_GT3a, whole genome shotgun sequence genome encodes:
- the LOC101485540 gene encoding speckle-type POZ protein, with protein sequence MSRVPSPPPPAEMSSGPVAESWCYTQIKVVKFSYMWTINNFSFCREEMGEVIKSSTFSSGANDKLKWCLRVNPKGLDEESKDYLSLYLLLVSCPKAEVRAKFKFSILNAKGEETKAMESQRAYRFVQGKDWGFKKFIRRDFLLDEANGLLPDDKLTLFCEVSVVQDSVNISGQNTMNMVKVPDCRLADELGGLWENSRFTDCSLCVAGQEFQAHKAILAARSPVFSAMFEHEMEESKKNRVEINDVEPEVFKEMMCFIYTDKAPNLDKMADDLLAAADKYALERLKVMCEDALCTSLSVENAAEILILADLHSADQLKTQAVDFINYHAAEVMETAGWKSMVASHPHLVAEAYRSLASAQCPFLGPPRKRLKQS encoded by the exons ATGTCAAGAGTCCCGAGTCCCCCTCCCCCTGCGGAAATGTCCAGCGGGCCTGTGGCCGAGAGCTGGTGCTACACTCAG ATCAAAGTGGTGAAGTTCTCTTACATGTGGACCATCAATAACTTCAGCTTCTGTCGTGAGGAGATGGGGGAAGTCATCAAGAGCTCCACCTTCTCTTCTGGGGCCAATGACAAGCTGAAATG GTGTTTGCGGGTGAATCCCAAGGGCCTGGATGAGGAGAGCAAAGATTACCTGTCCCTCTACCTGCTGCTGGTCAGCTGTCCAAAAGCCGAGGTGCGTGCCAAGTTCAAGTTCTCTATCCTCAACGCCAAGGGAGAGGAGACCAAAGCCATGG AAAGCCAGAGGGCGTATCGTTTTGTCCAGGGGAAGGATTGGGGTTTTAAAAAGTTCATCCGGAGAGATTTCCTCCTAGATGAGGCCAACGGCCTTCTACCTGATGACAAGCTCACGCTCTTCTGTGAG GTGAGTGTGGTGCAGGACTCTGTCAACATTTCTGGTCAGAACACCATGAACATGGTAAAGGTACCCGACTGCCGGCTAGCAGACGAGCTGGGCGGCCTGTGGGAGAACTCACGTTTCACAGACTGCTCCCTGTGTGTGGCTGGCCAGGAGTTTCAAGCACATAAAGCCATCCTAGCAG CACGTTCCCCAGTATTCAGCGCCATGTTTGAGCACGAGATGGAAGAGAGCAAAAAG AATCGTGTGGAGATCAACGATGTGGAGCCCGAGGTTTTCAAAGAGATGATGTGCTTCATTTACACAGACAAGGCTCCAAACCTGGACAAAATGGCAGATGACTTGCTTGCAGCAGCTGATAAG TATGCTCTGGAGAGACTGAAGGTCATGTGTGAGGACGCGCTGTGCACTAGCCTGTCTGTGGAAAACGCTGCTGAGATCCTGATCCTCGCTGACCTGCACAGCGCCGACCAGCTCAAAACGCAGGCCGTCGACTTCATTAACTA CCATGCTGCAGAGGTGATGGAGACAGCAGGCTGGAAGTCCATGGTGGCGTCTCATCCGCACCTGGTGGCTGAAGCGTATCGCTCCCTGGCTTCTGCTCAGTGCCCTTTCCTCGGACCCCCACGCAAACGCCTCAAACAGTCCTAA
- the LOC101485901 gene encoding neurexophilin-1-like yields MEKIGFQCFAWILLKGTICLLVLGPHQTHSNFTFTKRAPPHPSRAHEASSQQKNSVLQSRSLTQHTKLPRNPFIPLSKQGFGEILEGNSQPHSKPSLKMKLQPIMKVHGTSKWSETFIWGDFYSNIKTVKLNLLILGKIVDHGNGSLGVYFRHNSTGVGNVSVSLMPPTKEVEFDLERQSVIHPKDSKTFNCRVDSEKTERNKKVMLCNYDPSKTCDQEHTQSHVTWMCSRPFQVICIYVSFYSTDYRLVQKVCPDYSLQSPAYLPAG; encoded by the exons ATGGAGAAGATTGGCTTTCAGTGCTTTGCTTGGATACTTTTGAAAGGAACCATATGTCTG TTGGTTCTTGGACCACACCAGACACACAGCAACTTTACCTTCACCAAGAGAGCACCGCCTCATCCCAGCAGGGCTCACGAGGCTTCTTCACAGCAGAAGAACTCTGTGCTTCAGTCCAGGAGTCTAACTCAGCACACCAAGCTGCCCCGTAATCCCTTCATCCCTCTTTCAAAGCAGGGATTTGGGGAAATACTTGAAGGAAACTCACAGCCGCACTCCAAGCCATCATTAAAGATGAAGCTTCAGCCCATCATGAAAGTTCATGGAACATCTAAATGGTCCGAGACCTTCATCTGGGGGGACTTTTATTCAAATATAAAGACGGTCAAACTGAATTTGCTGATATTGGGGAAGATTGTGGATCATGGGAACGGGTCTCTTGGCGTCTACTTCCGCCACAACTCCACGGGGGTAGGCAACGTGTCCGTCAGCCTCATGCCACCGACGAAAGAGGTGGAGTTCGACTTGGAGCGCCAAAGCGTGATCCACCCCAAGGATTCAAAGACGTTCAACTGCAGAGTGGACTCCGAGAAAACCGAACGCAACAAGAAGGTGATGCTGTGCAACTACGACCCATCAAAGACATGTGATCAGGAGCACACCCAGAGCCACGTCACCTGGATGTGCTCCAGGCCTTTCCAGGTCATCTGCATCTACGTGTCTTTCTACAGCACAGACTACAGACTGGTTCAGAAAGTCTGCCCGGACTATAGCCTGCAAAGTCCAGCCTACCTGCCTGCAGGTTAA